The following coding sequences are from one uncultured Bacteroides sp. window:
- a CDS encoding BlaI/MecI/CopY family transcriptional regulator — translation MKGLTSKEEEIMGYFWTKGALFVKEILAFYDDPKPHFNTLSTIVRGLEEKGYLQHKAFGNTYQYYAAISEEEFRNGTLKNVINKYFGNSYLRVVSSLVKEEEISLDELKKLINEVEEAHKK, via the coding sequence ATGAAAGGACTAACAAGTAAAGAAGAAGAAATAATGGGCTATTTCTGGACGAAAGGAGCCCTGTTCGTGAAAGAGATACTCGCTTTTTACGACGATCCCAAACCCCATTTCAACACCCTGTCGACCATCGTCAGAGGGTTAGAAGAGAAAGGTTACCTGCAACATAAAGCCTTTGGCAACACCTATCAATATTATGCTGCCATAAGCGAAGAAGAGTTTCGCAACGGAACGCTCAAGAACGTTATCAACAAATATTTCGGTAATTCTTATTTAAGAGTTGTTTCTTCTTTAGTCAAAGAAGAAGAGATCTCTCTCGATGAACTGAAAAAGCTGATAAATGAAGTAGAAGAAGCTCATAAAAAATGA
- a CDS encoding DUF4625 domain-containing protein, whose translation MKKYHFVLYLLFMSVMVACSDSDKDDEVPIIDMTVENAFPQNCVAVFKGETFVFKARLIDNVELGSYSIEMHNNFDHHTHSTSITECDLDPVKTPVNPLYFVNEYTIPAGQVDYIATQNITIPTDVDAGDYHFMLRVTDKGGWQTFEGISLKIVERE comes from the coding sequence ATGAAAAAATATCATTTTGTCTTATATCTGCTTTTTATGTCTGTAATGGTAGCATGCAGTGATTCTGATAAGGATGATGAAGTGCCAATTATTGATATGACAGTGGAAAATGCTTTTCCGCAAAATTGTGTAGCGGTGTTTAAAGGAGAGACTTTTGTGTTTAAAGCACGATTAATCGATAATGTAGAGTTAGGCTCATACAGCATTGAAATGCATAATAATTTTGATCATCACACTCATAGTACTTCTATTACAGAGTGTGACCTTGATCCGGTGAAAACGCCTGTTAATCCGCTTTATTTTGTTAATGAATATACCATTCCGGCGGGACAGGTTGATTATATCGCGACGCAGAACATTACAATACCTACAGATGTAGATGCAGGTGATTATCATTTTATGTTGCGAGTTACTGATAAGGGAGGATGGCAAACTTTTGAAGGAATAAGCCTGAAAATTGTTGAACGGGAATAG
- a CDS encoding DUF4625 domain-containing protein, which produces MKLDIKTLLSICVMSLLFFSCSDDDDDVKAPSIGSIEIGVGNSRTGYVGADLHVEAEVLAPGLIDNIWLVIHQENEEEAVTKSEAWVLDKVFTGVYANVKNATFHEHVDIPTTALAGTYHLHLYVTDKLGNQTMSEEEFTVKAPIADNKLPNITIGTAPAQNKVFTNGEKISITGNVSDVLGLSGIYIGLVKTSDALADASVNATNSITLLHTHNFTDPKAYTFSASITVGAAMDNNIVPKKVSWSAGDYYILVKVPGIDGEVGFSAHYPIKIQ; this is translated from the coding sequence ATGAAATTAGATATAAAAACATTGCTTTCTATCTGTGTTATGTCATTATTGTTCTTTTCTTGTAGTGATGATGATGATGATGTGAAAGCCCCATCTATCGGTAGTATTGAAATTGGAGTTGGTAACTCCAGAACGGGATATGTAGGAGCTGACCTGCATGTTGAAGCAGAGGTTTTAGCACCAGGACTTATTGACAACATATGGCTGGTTATTCATCAGGAGAATGAAGAGGAAGCTGTTACCAAATCTGAGGCTTGGGTATTGGATAAGGTTTTTACAGGAGTATATGCTAATGTTAAAAATGCAACTTTCCATGAACACGTTGATATTCCTACTACAGCTTTAGCTGGTACTTATCATTTACATTTGTATGTAACTGACAAACTAGGAAATCAAACCATGTCTGAAGAAGAATTTACTGTGAAAGCCCCGATTGCCGATAACAAATTACCTAATATAACCATTGGAACAGCCCCTGCACAGAATAAGGTATTTACTAATGGTGAGAAGATTAGTATTACCGGAAATGTTTCGGATGTGTTAGGACTTTCGGGTATCTATATTGGATTGGTAAAAACGAGCGACGCGCTAGCGGATGCTTCTGTGAATGCCACAAACTCTATAACGTTGCTTCATACTCATAATTTTACAGATCCTAAGGCGTATACTTTTTCGGCTAGTATAACTGTAGGAGCTGCTATGGACAACAATATTGTTCCCAAAAAAGTGAGTTGGTCAGCTGGGGATTATTATATTTTAGTGAAAGTACCGGGTATTGACGGAGAAGTAGGCTTTTCAGCTCATTATCCTATTAAAATTCAATAA
- a CDS encoding ATP-binding protein, which translates to MSRLQAIENALIAINETVFQELCDSFLILRNENYKAFSRSGSQVGKQKTTKGTPDSFFLLPDGKYVFVEYSTNITEGVSKLIKDVQKCIDTVKTGIPVKDIAEIIICINFNLKLGELQKLKDVLLNTSIKLTVYNLDALSSELHIQHRDLVHTYLGLSLDTGQIVSMDRFIDEYNKASKGIATPLDNPFLHRQKELQDLKNLILQDDLVILYGSPGVGKTKLALETIKDFIKENPSYNAFCISYKNATLIDDLYSYLNLEKDYILLVDDANRIDAFSQVIGFYKAHRAGNLKILITVRDYALYVVEMLCIHFSSRAYTINKFTDEQIVDVVKEEPFGILNPNYHKEIIRIADGNPRLAIMTAQLAKEKQNIDALYDVSDLFEKYFLTFVRDDGGFSNSNNIKTLGIIAFFHALPYKEKRVIVPILENFNINYDTFIDCIDQLDKLELIEIQFEYVRISEQNLSMYFFYKSFIKDNFLSFETLLNKYFENNTSRFKDCVIPASNTFGHQNVMEKIKPVLQDYWKSIKHDEERSLKLLSEFRFYLQNETLEFVYNLVEKLPESKMSSYEVSYGTNDFVYSKNRIIELLGNFFRLENNLKEMIELSFEYIRKLPQHFPELLHKIREQLIFDRIDADFEFSRQRVLFKVLIDGLNRRDLLYSKAFFELSKTFLSFKFQQIELGRNNSFSLYDYPLSNNTWIKEFRKNIWESIDNHFSNDAFNLLESYEQKSLGVIKEIMEYDISFMCPIIKKHLTPDSFEHCRYVQEQIRRCKREEVKHSSFESLSLEFTNPLYKMFLKIHWDRFRDKEMYEFHDYGKGEYDKLKEAEVRSSFVFKNKLEMKLFYKDFIYLKKIEEEKNGANYDHVFDIIVDENCSRNFDLGCQLLIEVMENNIIGYVPRIVFRNQLLTETKVNHIWDIVQSNKNFADKSRWELSFYDNIADSLITDKYIPAIKNSILKLNSMYAIYLGGIQRFTRIDSQLLECLLDIIVHRNENGDKLCVHIDFPYEPSELLNIDISLIKKTYMQQAIIQNYFDYQKNLFFKILIKDPHFLIEYVNALYLKDPTKHYLDNDEELRIVWEIDNIEPIMKEVFDLTDRNEPYLGILKHFCNSFFWNISGEAEKRAKKFLLDYCTENYRDHNKINIIIDIVRHSMRELYDQVLLQFTSLTQNVELFSNIWWRGDEGHFVAGDVIIGDIEASEWREILSIVGQSSVGIKLIPIKQYINSKIEKALKDADCERKRKFIGHW; encoded by the coding sequence ATGAGTAGGTTACAAGCAATAGAAAATGCGTTAATCGCTATAAATGAAACTGTTTTTCAAGAATTGTGTGACAGCTTTCTTATTTTAAGGAATGAAAATTATAAAGCCTTTTCAAGGTCAGGAAGTCAAGTAGGAAAGCAAAAGACGACAAAAGGAACTCCTGATAGCTTTTTCTTGCTTCCAGATGGAAAGTATGTATTTGTAGAATATTCAACAAACATAACAGAAGGAGTGTCTAAGTTAATAAAGGATGTTCAAAAATGCATTGACACTGTTAAAACAGGTATTCCTGTTAAAGATATTGCTGAGATTATTATTTGCATTAACTTTAATCTAAAGCTAGGCGAGCTTCAGAAATTAAAAGATGTTTTATTGAACACAAGCATAAAACTAACTGTATACAACTTGGATGCTTTATCATCGGAATTGCATATACAACACAGAGATTTGGTTCATACATATTTAGGTTTATCTTTGGATACAGGACAGATTGTGTCTATGGATAGATTTATAGATGAGTACAATAAAGCATCAAAAGGAATTGCCACTCCACTTGATAATCCCTTTCTTCATAGACAAAAAGAACTGCAGGATTTAAAAAATTTAATACTTCAAGACGATTTAGTAATTTTATACGGTTCGCCTGGAGTTGGTAAAACAAAATTAGCTCTTGAAACCATTAAAGATTTTATAAAAGAGAATCCATCTTATAATGCTTTTTGTATTTCTTATAAAAATGCAACTCTAATAGACGATTTGTACTCGTACTTAAATCTTGAAAAAGATTATATTTTATTAGTCGATGATGCTAATCGGATTGATGCTTTTAGTCAAGTAATTGGCTTTTATAAAGCTCATAGAGCAGGGAATCTAAAGATTCTAATTACGGTAAGAGATTATGCACTTTATGTTGTCGAGATGCTATGTATCCATTTTTCATCCAGAGCCTATACTATCAATAAATTTACGGATGAACAAATTGTAGATGTTGTTAAGGAAGAACCATTTGGTATACTAAATCCTAATTATCATAAAGAAATTATTCGGATTGCAGACGGGAATCCACGATTGGCAATTATGACTGCACAACTTGCTAAAGAAAAACAAAATATAGATGCTTTATATGATGTTTCCGATCTATTTGAAAAATATTTTTTGACATTTGTTAGGGATGATGGTGGATTTTCAAACTCAAATAATATTAAAACACTTGGAATAATTGCTTTCTTTCACGCTCTCCCTTATAAAGAAAAAAGGGTGATTGTTCCTATACTCGAAAATTTCAATATTAACTATGATACTTTTATTGACTGTATTGACCAGCTAGATAAATTGGAATTAATAGAAATTCAATTTGAATATGTTAGAATATCAGAACAGAATTTATCTATGTATTTTTTTTATAAATCTTTTATAAAAGATAATTTCCTTTCTTTTGAAACCCTTCTTAATAAATATTTTGAAAATAATACTAGTCGTTTTAAAGATTGTGTAATTCCTGCCAGTAATACTTTTGGACATCAGAATGTGATGGAAAAAATTAAGCCGGTATTACAAGATTATTGGAAGTCAATAAAGCATGATGAGGAAAGAAGCTTAAAATTACTCTCGGAATTTCGGTTTTATTTGCAAAATGAGACTTTAGAATTTGTATACAATTTAGTTGAAAAACTACCGGAGAGCAAAATGTCTTCTTATGAAGTAAGTTATGGTACAAATGATTTTGTATATAGTAAGAATAGAATAATTGAATTATTAGGTAACTTTTTTCGACTGGAAAATAATCTGAAAGAGATGATTGAGTTGTCTTTTGAATATATTCGAAAGTTACCGCAACACTTTCCTGAATTACTTCACAAAATTAGAGAGCAATTAATTTTTGACAGAATAGATGCGGACTTTGAATTTTCTAGGCAGAGAGTCCTTTTTAAGGTATTGATTGATGGTTTAAATCGAAGAGATTTACTATACTCAAAAGCTTTCTTTGAACTGTCAAAGACATTTCTTTCATTCAAATTTCAACAAATTGAACTTGGCAGGAATAATTCTTTTTCGCTCTATGACTATCCGTTGTCAAACAATACTTGGATAAAAGAATTTCGAAAGAATATTTGGGAGAGTATTGATAATCATTTCTCGAATGATGCTTTCAATTTATTGGAGAGCTACGAGCAGAAAAGTTTGGGTGTTATAAAAGAAATAATGGAATATGATATTTCTTTTATGTGTCCTATCATAAAGAAGCATTTAACTCCTGATTCCTTTGAACATTGTAGATATGTACAAGAGCAGATTAGACGCTGTAAAAGGGAGGAGGTAAAGCATTCCAGTTTTGAGTCTTTATCTCTAGAGTTTACGAATCCTTTGTACAAAATGTTTTTGAAAATCCATTGGGATAGATTCAGAGATAAAGAAATGTATGAGTTTCATGACTATGGAAAGGGAGAGTATGATAAATTAAAGGAAGCTGAAGTAAGAAGCTCTTTTGTTTTTAAAAATAAATTAGAGATGAAATTATTTTATAAGGATTTCATATACTTAAAAAAGATTGAAGAAGAAAAGAATGGAGCGAATTATGACCATGTATTTGATATAATAGTAGATGAAAATTGCAGTCGAAACTTTGATTTAGGTTGCCAACTCTTAATAGAGGTAATGGAAAATAATATAATTGGATATGTTCCGAGAATTGTTTTTCGGAATCAATTGCTAACAGAAACAAAGGTGAATCACATATGGGATATTGTACAAAGCAATAAGAACTTTGCAGATAAATCCAGATGGGAATTGTCTTTTTATGATAATATTGCGGATTCATTAATAACGGATAAATATATTCCAGCTATAAAAAACAGTATTCTAAAATTGAACTCCATGTATGCTATTTATTTGGGAGGTATACAAAGATTTACAAGAATAGATTCACAGCTATTGGAATGTTTGCTGGATATTATAGTGCATAGGAATGAGAATGGTGATAAACTATGTGTACATATAGACTTTCCTTATGAACCTTCTGAACTGCTTAATATTGATATTTCTTTGATAAAGAAAACGTATATGCAACAAGCTATTATACAGAATTATTTTGACTATCAAAAAAACTTATTTTTTAAAATACTAATTAAAGATCCGCATTTTTTAATTGAGTATGTAAATGCATTATATTTAAAAGATCCAACGAAGCATTATCTTGATAATGATGAAGAGTTACGAATTGTATGGGAGATTGATAATATTGAGCCTATTATGAAAGAGGTGTTCGATTTGACAGATAGAAATGAACCATACTTGGGAATATTAAAACATTTTTGTAATTCTTTTTTCTGGAACATTTCTGGGGAAGCAGAAAAACGTGCAAAAAAATTTCTTTTAGATTATTGCACAGAGAATTATAGGGATCATAATAAGATTAATATTATTATAGATATAGTAAGGCATTCTATGAGAGAGTTGTATGATCAAGTCTTATTGCAATTTACATCTTTAACTCAAAATGTAGAATTATTCTCAAATATCTGGTGGAGAGGAGATGAAGGTCATTTTGTCGCTGGAGATGTTATTATAGGAGACATTGAAGCCTCTGAATGGCGTGAAATTTTATCGATCGTTGGGCAGTCTTCTGTGGGAATTAAATTAATTCCTATAAAGCAGTATATCAATTCGAAAATAGAAAAAGCATTAAAAGATGCTGATTGTGAGAGAAAAAGAAAGTTTATAGGGCATTGGTAA
- a CDS encoding TonB-dependent receptor codes for MKIWAFIWILFPVSLWAQNTCSMRGRVTDQQGQPLIGASVYFAKEKTGTTAGSDGQFVLNGLRKGRHVVTVSFLGYQSLIDTVAINQNIFRTYKLKLKLNELSEVVVTENTPYGRNAQSVLPLQVVDSKFIRSNLSGSLMQTLSRLPGVSTIDIGSGQSKPVIRGLGFMRVVVAENGIKHEAQEWGNDHGLEIDQFGVERVEVVKGPASLMYGSNAIGGVIDLKQISTPERNSTGGTLLLNTQTNSDLYGGSIKFYKRFNRLYFRSYFTYKDYGDYKIPTDSISYMTYNIRLKDRRLRNSAGYERNGKLVAGWLGKNFSTHLSVSDNFSKSGFFANAHGLEIRTSAIDYDHSAHDIDLPSQQVNHLKVISNTLGKIGNYKWNLDLGYQHNRRKEFSEAVAHGYMPIPPDSLERLYDKRTYTANMKVEMPLWGKHNLVGGANTEQQHNEIGGWGFLFPEFDMQTAGLFLYDNVSVSDAWKLHAGARFDLGKLKTKAYYDWYTTPQSDGSEAYLQRAEQLNRVYRDFSWAVGVVYNQDGLTLKANVGKSFRMPTAKELASNGINYHMYRYEKGDASLKAESSYQLDLGIMIKKEKWYVEVSPFINYFSNYIYLNPTSDYYEAQQIYNFSQSKVYRLGGELLITYDLTPKINLSADAEYIYSEQLSGMKKGYTLPFSPPPVVNLAVDYKFPEWGMLHKPILGIDVKLAAKQNRIVPPEKKTAGYGLLNLRAGSEIKLGALKMELDVQLNNVLDKKYYDHTSYYRLIEVPGVGRNLIVMLQIPFGN; via the coding sequence ATGAAAATTTGGGCTTTTATTTGGATACTTTTTCCGGTTTCACTTTGGGCTCAAAATACATGTAGCATGAGGGGGAGAGTGACGGATCAACAGGGACAGCCTTTAATTGGGGCATCTGTCTATTTTGCAAAAGAAAAAACTGGGACAACAGCCGGATCTGACGGGCAGTTTGTGTTGAACGGATTGCGTAAGGGGAGGCATGTGGTTACGGTGTCATTTTTAGGATATCAGTCGTTAATAGATACAGTAGCCATCAATCAAAATATTTTTCGGACATATAAGTTAAAGTTAAAACTGAATGAACTATCTGAGGTTGTAGTGACTGAAAATACGCCTTATGGGCGTAATGCTCAAAGTGTACTCCCTTTACAAGTTGTTGATAGTAAATTTATACGCTCAAATTTATCGGGTAGCTTAATGCAAACTCTTAGCCGTCTGCCGGGAGTCAGTACTATTGACATCGGTTCGGGACAATCAAAGCCTGTAATCCGTGGTTTAGGTTTTATGCGGGTGGTAGTGGCTGAAAATGGAATAAAACATGAGGCACAGGAGTGGGGCAATGATCACGGACTGGAGATTGATCAGTTTGGTGTGGAGCGAGTGGAGGTAGTTAAAGGACCTGCCTCATTAATGTATGGATCTAATGCTATTGGGGGAGTGATTGATCTGAAACAGATTTCAACGCCTGAAAGAAACTCTACAGGAGGTACGTTATTACTTAATACGCAGACTAATAGTGATTTATATGGTGGGTCGATTAAGTTTTACAAGAGATTTAATCGTTTGTATTTTAGATCATATTTTACTTATAAAGATTATGGAGATTACAAGATACCGACTGATAGTATCTCGTATATGACTTATAATATTAGGTTGAAAGATCGAAGACTACGAAATTCTGCGGGGTATGAACGGAATGGGAAACTGGTAGCAGGCTGGTTGGGAAAGAATTTTAGCACGCATTTGAGTGTGAGTGATAATTTCTCGAAAAGTGGCTTCTTTGCTAATGCTCACGGACTGGAAATTAGAACTTCTGCCATTGATTATGATCATTCTGCGCATGATATTGATCTGCCTTCGCAACAAGTGAACCACTTGAAAGTGATTAGTAATACTTTGGGGAAGATTGGAAACTATAAATGGAACTTGGATTTGGGCTATCAACATAATAGAAGAAAAGAATTTTCAGAGGCTGTGGCTCACGGGTATATGCCTATTCCTCCTGATTCGTTAGAACGCTTATATGATAAGCGTACGTATACAGCGAATATGAAAGTGGAAATGCCATTATGGGGCAAGCATAATTTGGTTGGAGGAGCTAATACAGAGCAACAACATAATGAAATAGGGGGATGGGGATTTCTTTTTCCAGAGTTTGATATGCAAACTGCCGGATTGTTTTTGTATGATAATGTGAGTGTTTCGGATGCTTGGAAATTGCATGCCGGTGCACGCTTCGATTTGGGAAAATTAAAAACCAAAGCTTATTACGATTGGTATACTACTCCCCAATCAGATGGTTCTGAGGCTTATCTACAACGAGCCGAACAATTAAATCGGGTTTATAGGGATTTTAGTTGGGCTGTGGGAGTGGTTTATAATCAAGATGGACTGACTTTGAAGGCTAATGTGGGAAAGAGTTTTCGTATGCCAACGGCTAAGGAATTGGCTTCTAATGGCATAAATTATCACATGTATCGTTATGAGAAGGGCGATGCTTCCTTGAAGGCTGAAAGTTCTTATCAGCTTGATTTGGGAATAATGATTAAAAAAGAAAAATGGTATGTTGAAGTGAGTCCATTTATTAATTATTTCTCTAATTATATTTATTTGAATCCCACTTCAGATTATTACGAGGCGCAGCAGATTTATAATTTCTCTCAAAGTAAGGTGTACAGGTTGGGAGGCGAACTCCTGATTACTTATGATTTGACTCCAAAAATAAACTTATCGGCTGATGCTGAATATATTTATTCTGAACAATTATCGGGCATGAAGAAGGGGTATACGTTGCCTTTTTCACCACCTCCCGTTGTAAATCTGGCTGTAGATTATAAATTTCCGGAATGGGGAATGTTGCATAAGCCTATTCTTGGAATTGATGTTAAACTGGCAGCTAAACAAAACCGGATTGTGCCGCCTGAAAAGAAAACAGCTGGTTATGGATTGCTGAATTTGAGGGCGGGAAGTGAGATCAAGCTAGGTGCACTAAAAATGGAATTAGACGTTCAACTAAATAATGTTTTGGATAAAAAGTATTATGATCATACTAGTTATTATCGGTTGATAGAGGTGCCTGGAGTGGGGAGAAATTTAATTGTGATGTTGCAAATACCATTTGGTAATTAA
- a CDS encoding TlpA disulfide reductase family protein, which produces MKKKVNTLGLVVLTMILASFSLKDGFIVKGHIDGIEDGTWVKLYDLDQGMYIDSAVSKGGNFILKGSVDYPRECWIKCKDEYSIIQMENTEFTFNSPLKEMHQNSKIKGGKEQELQNELSKIQQPNKIIYYSALDSLLNNLYTNEDQKSRLIKTLDETNTIIQNNYISYAKNHPNSYLGVDILYSNRMSIPKDTLKSIYKNLPPELQETRRGKSLKIHLYEELAEKGKPFIDFTVKDIKGNDFSLSSLKGQYIYLSFWSAGCGPCRMENKLLSKSSKELPKGLALVSFSIDKSRKYWDIATEADSITWHNVSDLSGVNGKIKTQYQVQAIPTSFLIDKDGIIIEKFIGYDTEMLERLNKLVDEHEGKKL; this is translated from the coding sequence ATGAAAAAGAAAGTAAACACACTTGGACTAGTAGTCCTCACAATGATTTTAGCCAGTTTTAGTTTAAAAGACGGTTTTATAGTCAAAGGACATATTGACGGAATAGAAGATGGCACTTGGGTGAAACTGTATGATCTTGACCAGGGAATGTATATTGATTCGGCAGTCTCAAAAGGCGGAAATTTCATCTTAAAAGGTTCGGTTGACTATCCAAGGGAATGCTGGATAAAGTGCAAAGATGAATATTCCATTATTCAAATGGAGAATACAGAGTTTACCTTCAACTCTCCACTCAAAGAGATGCACCAGAATTCTAAGATTAAAGGCGGTAAAGAGCAAGAGTTGCAAAACGAGCTCAGTAAGATACAACAACCAAACAAGATTATTTATTATAGTGCGCTTGATAGCTTGCTGAATAACCTGTACACCAATGAAGACCAAAAGAGTAGATTAATAAAGACACTTGATGAGACTAATACAATTATACAAAACAACTACATCTCTTATGCCAAAAATCATCCAAACAGCTATTTAGGAGTAGATATCCTCTATTCCAACAGGATGAGCATTCCTAAAGACACACTTAAATCAATCTACAAGAATTTACCGCCCGAACTTCAAGAAACACGTCGTGGTAAATCTCTTAAAATCCACCTTTACGAAGAACTTGCAGAAAAAGGCAAACCTTTCATTGACTTTACAGTAAAAGACATAAAAGGGAACGATTTCTCCTTATCTTCCCTGAAAGGACAATATATCTATCTCTCATTCTGGAGTGCCGGTTGCGGTCCTTGTCGTATGGAGAATAAATTGCTAAGTAAAAGCTCTAAAGAATTGCCTAAAGGTTTAGCATTAGTCAGCTTCTCCATTGACAAAAGCCGGAAATACTGGGACATAGCAACAGAAGCCGATAGCATCACATGGCATAATGTGTCCGACTTGTCAGGCGTCAATGGGAAAATCAAGACGCAATATCAAGTTCAAGCCATCCCAACATCTTTTTTAATTGATAAAGATGGAATAATCATTGAGAAGTTCATCGGCTATGATACCGAGATGCTAGAAAGGCTGAATAAGCTCGTTGACGAGCATGAGGGGAAAAAGCTTTAA
- a CDS encoding M56 family metallopeptidase, producing MALFYLFYRLLLSKETFYRFNRISLLFILLLSLALPFAAAAVTAHNEVQQTVLTLEQLMMMADKINITSSSEETGISWSQIVLIIYLIGFLFFVCHHIYSLIRLFMLQRKARQVMLSDKIILLVHTKEISPFSWMNYIFISEDDLNSESSREILIHEEAHIRNYHSWDLLVTEICACFQWFNPAAWLIKQELQNIHEYEADETVINQGVDAKQYQLLLIKKAVGTRLYSMANSFNHSKLKKRITMMLKEKSNPWARLKSLYVLPVAAIAITAFASPEVSNELNDISAIKVSDLTSVVENKIVKNAQPEQSITQQDVKKESSDVAAFFSGKKKSAKKNLKSMQVGSKPLVIVNDKEISYEALKAIDPENIASINVLKGNSATTVYGDKGKNGVIQIQLKKSTSEKKKYTNKEKSFFLGIGPSVVEDGPATYYVDGKEMTAKEYNKLELSPDQIKSVNVNKKDSDNAVIEITTKSGKAKDFFKKK from the coding sequence ATGGCATTGTTCTACCTTTTTTACAGACTCTTGCTAAGCAAAGAGACCTTCTACCGTTTTAACCGAATCTCTCTCCTGTTCATCCTGCTGCTATCACTGGCACTACCCTTTGCCGCAGCCGCAGTCACCGCGCACAACGAAGTGCAACAAACGGTATTAACACTAGAGCAACTTATGATGATGGCCGATAAGATAAACATCACATCATCATCCGAGGAGACAGGCATCTCCTGGTCTCAAATCGTTTTAATCATTTATCTGATCGGATTTCTATTCTTTGTGTGCCATCACATCTACTCCCTCATCCGCCTGTTTATGTTGCAAAGAAAAGCCAGACAGGTGATGCTCTCCGATAAAATAATCTTGTTGGTGCACACCAAAGAGATCTCCCCGTTCAGTTGGATGAACTACATCTTTATCTCCGAGGACGATTTAAACAGTGAAAGTAGTCGGGAAATCTTAATTCACGAAGAAGCCCATATCCGCAATTATCATTCATGGGATCTACTGGTAACAGAGATCTGCGCATGTTTCCAATGGTTCAACCCTGCCGCGTGGCTCATTAAACAAGAGTTGCAAAACATTCATGAATACGAGGCAGATGAGACCGTTATCAATCAAGGCGTCGACGCAAAACAATATCAACTATTATTAATTAAAAAAGCTGTCGGCACAAGGCTCTACTCTATGGCCAACAGCTTTAATCACAGTAAACTTAAAAAACGTATCACTATGATGTTAAAAGAAAAATCAAATCCGTGGGCACGGTTAAAAAGCCTCTATGTGCTACCTGTAGCAGCTATCGCTATCACCGCTTTTGCAAGCCCGGAAGTATCGAATGAGTTAAACGATATTTCAGCTATCAAAGTTAGCGATTTAACTTCAGTTGTAGAAAACAAGATCGTTAAAAATGCTCAACCCGAACAGAGTATCACTCAGCAAGATGTGAAGAAGGAAAGTTCGGACGTTGCCGCATTCTTCTCTGGAAAGAAAAAATCTGCAAAGAAAAATCTAAAATCCATGCAGGTTGGCTCAAAACCATTAGTAATCGTCAATGATAAAGAGATCTCTTACGAAGCACTCAAAGCCATCGATCCTGAAAACATTGCCTCAATAAATGTACTCAAAGGCAACAGTGCCACAACAGTATATGGGGACAAAGGAAAGAACGGCGTAATTCAGATTCAGCTAAAGAAGAGTACAAGCGAAAAGAAAAAGTATACCAATAAAGAGAAATCTTTCTTCTTAGGCATTGGACCAAGCGTAGTGGAAGACGGTCCGGCAACTTACTATGTAGACGGTAAAGAGATGACTGCCAAAGAGTATAATAAATTAGAACTAAGTCCGGATCAGATCAAGAGCGTCAATGTAAATAAGAAGGATTCCGACAACGCAGTAATAGAAATAACCACCAAGTCGGGCAAGGCGAAAGATTTCTTCAAAAAGAAGTAA